A single Kribbella aluminosa DNA region contains:
- a CDS encoding response regulator transcription factor: protein MTATVLVVDDEVKLRALVRDYLERDGYTVLETGDGRHALDLAAAAHPDLIVLDLGLPGLPGEEVARLLRKAGDVPIVMLTAKAAENDRVMGLRLGADDYIVKPFSPRELVARVEAVLRRARGPRADTEEPVSYGAGQLRIDTERREVHAGEGQVDLTRMEFDLLAALASRPGRAWARMELVGRLQGHAFEAYERTIDVHVKNLRRKLGDTPPPQLVVTVPGVGYKLGVDRDVERNA, encoded by the coding sequence GTGACCGCGACTGTTCTGGTCGTCGACGACGAGGTGAAACTGCGCGCCCTGGTGCGCGACTACCTGGAGCGCGACGGCTACACCGTGCTCGAGACGGGTGACGGGCGCCACGCCCTCGATCTGGCAGCCGCAGCCCACCCCGACCTGATCGTCCTCGACCTCGGCCTGCCCGGGCTGCCCGGGGAGGAGGTGGCCCGGCTGTTACGCAAGGCCGGCGACGTACCGATCGTGATGCTCACCGCCAAGGCCGCCGAGAACGACCGGGTGATGGGGCTGCGGCTGGGCGCCGACGACTACATCGTCAAGCCGTTCAGTCCCCGCGAGCTGGTCGCCCGGGTCGAGGCGGTGCTGCGCCGAGCCCGCGGCCCACGGGCCGATACAGAGGAGCCTGTCTCGTACGGCGCGGGCCAGCTGCGGATCGACACCGAGCGCCGCGAAGTCCACGCTGGCGAAGGGCAGGTCGACCTGACCCGGATGGAGTTCGACCTGCTGGCCGCGCTCGCCTCCCGTCCCGGGCGTGCCTGGGCCCGGATGGAGCTGGTGGGCCGCCTCCAGGGACACGCCTTCGAGGCGTACGAGCGGACCATCGACGTACATGTGAAGAACCTGCGCCGCAAGCTCGGCGACACCCCTCCCCCCCAGCTGGTCGTCACCGTGCCCGGTGTCGGCTACAAACTCGGAGTCGATCGTGATGTGGAACGGAATGCGTGA
- a CDS encoding urease accessory protein UreH domain-containing protein — MNLAAVFVTGLFAGGVSCAAVQGGLLSGLITRQRATPEPAAPVRRPKGGTRHAADPTPGAKPTVSVRTAPRATTRARLGDDLTPVGGFLAGKLISHAVLGALLGGLGGAVQLTVGLRTWLQIGAGVLIIVFGLAQLGVPGFRGIVVEPPNSWLRIVRNQARSQAALAPAVLGLATVLIPCGITLSVEALALTSGSAWVGAATMAVFVLGTGPLFAVLGYAARMAATAWRGRLAAVTGLVVLGMGFYTLNGGLELAGSPVAASRIGQTLGFAPSPPDTSATSVVNGQQTVVITARSGSYRPGNVQVRSGLPTTLVVKSEGATGCIRSFTIPSRNMQEVLPATGETRIDLSVLQPGPARLRLRHGHVHRRHHHRLRTGAPTMSTTTHTFRVEGMHCGSCALHIDDALEDLPGVHSTTTTKKQGRSTVELDLSKSNPADVITLIEELGYRASALP; from the coding sequence ATGAACCTTGCCGCTGTCTTTGTCACCGGGCTGTTCGCCGGTGGCGTTTCTTGTGCCGCCGTGCAGGGTGGCCTGCTCAGCGGGTTGATCACCCGGCAACGCGCCACACCCGAACCCGCCGCCCCTGTGCGCCGTCCGAAGGGGGGTACTCGGCACGCCGCCGATCCGACGCCCGGCGCAAAGCCGACAGTCTCGGTGCGGACCGCGCCACGTGCCACTACGCGCGCCCGGCTCGGCGATGACCTCACCCCGGTCGGCGGGTTCCTGGCGGGCAAGCTGATCTCACACGCAGTGCTCGGTGCCCTGCTGGGCGGGCTCGGTGGTGCGGTACAGCTCACGGTGGGTCTGCGCACCTGGCTGCAGATCGGCGCCGGCGTACTCATCATCGTGTTCGGCCTGGCCCAGCTGGGCGTACCCGGCTTTCGCGGGATTGTGGTCGAGCCACCGAACTCCTGGCTGAGGATCGTCCGCAACCAGGCCCGCTCACAGGCTGCACTGGCGCCGGCTGTGCTCGGCCTGGCGACGGTCCTGATCCCGTGCGGGATCACCTTGTCGGTGGAGGCACTGGCGCTGACGTCGGGATCGGCCTGGGTCGGCGCGGCGACGATGGCGGTGTTCGTGCTCGGGACCGGGCCGTTGTTCGCTGTTCTCGGGTACGCCGCGCGCATGGCCGCCACCGCGTGGCGGGGCCGGCTGGCCGCGGTCACCGGGCTGGTGGTGCTCGGGATGGGCTTCTACACCCTCAACGGCGGCCTCGAACTCGCCGGTTCGCCGGTGGCGGCGAGCCGGATCGGCCAGACACTCGGTTTCGCACCCTCGCCGCCCGACACCTCCGCGACGTCCGTCGTGAATGGGCAGCAGACCGTCGTGATCACGGCGCGCTCCGGCTCCTATCGCCCGGGCAACGTTCAGGTCCGGTCCGGCCTGCCGACCACGCTGGTCGTGAAGTCGGAAGGCGCCACAGGGTGCATCCGGTCGTTCACCATTCCGAGCCGCAACATGCAGGAGGTCCTGCCAGCCACGGGCGAGACCCGCATCGACCTGAGCGTGCTCCAGCCGGGGCCGGCTCGACTACGCCTGCGGCATGGGCATGTACACCGGCGTCATCACCATCGTCTGAGAACAGGAGCACCAACCATGTCCACCACCACCCACACCTTCCGCGTCGAAGGCATGCACTGCGGCAGCTGCGCCCTGCACATCGATGACGCCCTGGAAGACCTGCCCGGAGTACACAGCACGACGACCACGAAGAAACAGGGACGCAGCACCGTCGAACTCGATCTCAGCAAGAGCAACCCCGCAGACGTCATCACCCTGATCGAAGAACTCGGCTACCGCGCCTCCGCCTTGCCATGA
- a CDS encoding sensor histidine kinase, with translation MWNGMRELLRGRFARRLALAFAALGVGTAALTAVLVNTAFTARFQDYLAEQQSSRQQQLVSLFAAAHSRDDTWNTQSLDQLAPTVAMTGSEAVLLDAAGRPVWSLADANVDAATLAMHRDMMGTGALGPPRSLPVTVDGQQVGTLQVRVPQGVIPAVDKDFQASVNRLLAAGAFAAALVALAIGLFTARRATAPIAELTQAADDLAAGQRDRRVASIPDNEIGRLATAFNTMADRVEKEDELRRSFAADVAHELRTPLAIQRSQLEAIQDGISKPTENVIASLHEETLRLGRLVADLETLALADAAAFTLERAPLSLTTLVRDTITDLAGAFTDAGLTLRTDLHEAHVDGDAVRLRQIIINQLTNALKFVPDGGTVTITLRTHDGWAELRVADTGPGIPTEDLPHVFDRFFRSRAARADGSGIGLAVAAELTAAHGGTLTADSTPGRGATFTTRLPTR, from the coding sequence ATGTGGAACGGAATGCGTGAGCTGCTCCGCGGCCGCTTCGCCCGCCGTCTCGCCCTGGCCTTCGCCGCACTGGGCGTCGGCACGGCGGCGCTGACAGCCGTGCTGGTCAACACCGCCTTCACCGCCCGCTTCCAGGACTACCTCGCCGAGCAGCAGAGCTCCCGCCAGCAACAACTGGTGTCGCTGTTCGCCGCCGCCCACAGCCGCGACGACACCTGGAACACCCAGTCACTGGACCAGCTCGCGCCGACGGTCGCCATGACCGGCTCCGAGGCCGTGCTGCTTGATGCCGCGGGCCGGCCGGTGTGGTCACTGGCCGACGCCAACGTCGACGCCGCCACCCTGGCCATGCACCGCGACATGATGGGCACCGGTGCCCTCGGCCCGCCCCGCAGCCTCCCGGTCACTGTCGACGGACAGCAGGTCGGTACCCTTCAAGTCCGCGTCCCCCAAGGCGTGATCCCGGCCGTCGACAAGGACTTCCAGGCCTCCGTCAACCGCCTCCTCGCCGCCGGGGCCTTCGCTGCGGCGCTGGTCGCCCTGGCCATCGGCCTGTTCACCGCTCGCCGCGCCACAGCACCCATCGCCGAACTCACCCAGGCCGCCGACGACCTCGCCGCAGGCCAGCGTGACCGCCGCGTAGCGAGCATCCCCGACAACGAGATCGGCCGCCTTGCCACCGCCTTCAACACGATGGCCGACCGGGTCGAGAAAGAAGACGAACTGCGCCGCTCCTTCGCCGCCGACGTCGCCCACGAACTGCGCACCCCGCTGGCCATCCAGCGCAGTCAGCTCGAAGCCATCCAGGACGGCATCAGCAAACCGACCGAGAACGTCATCGCCTCCCTGCACGAAGAGACCCTGCGCCTGGGCCGCCTCGTCGCCGACCTGGAGACCCTAGCCCTCGCCGACGCCGCCGCCTTCACCCTCGAACGCGCACCACTGTCCCTGACCACGCTGGTGCGCGACACCATCACCGATCTAGCCGGTGCCTTCACCGACGCCGGGCTCACCCTGCGCACGGATCTGCACGAGGCGCACGTCGACGGCGACGCGGTCCGGCTGCGCCAGATCATCATCAACCAGCTCACCAACGCCCTCAAGTTCGTCCCCGACGGCGGCACAGTCACCATCACCCTGCGCACCCACGACGGCTGGGCCGAACTGCGCGTTGCCGACACCGGCCCCGGCATCCCCACCGAAGACCTCCCACATGTCTTCGACCGGTTCTTCCGCAGCCGCGCCGCCCGCGCCGACGGCTCCGGCATCGGCCTGGCCGTCGCCGCCGAACTCACCGCTGCCCACGGCGGGACCCTCACCGCCGACAGCACCCCCGGCCGAGGCGCCACGTTCACCACCCGCCTGCCCACCAGATGA
- a CDS encoding metal-sensitive transcriptional regulator produces MDTLQRSVVNRLKTARGHMNAIVEIVEDDGYCPDVMKQLSAVQGLLEGASRLMLRRHLQTCVAKAMQEGRTAEIVDELMETLKFDKHVFRPPPGSDQERAEGDALEEAAHA; encoded by the coding sequence ATGGACACTCTGCAGCGATCGGTGGTCAACCGGTTGAAGACGGCCCGGGGCCATATGAACGCGATCGTCGAGATCGTCGAGGACGACGGCTACTGCCCGGACGTGATGAAGCAACTGTCCGCGGTGCAGGGCCTACTGGAGGGGGCGAGCCGGCTGATGCTGCGCCGGCACCTGCAGACCTGTGTGGCCAAGGCGATGCAGGAGGGCCGGACCGCGGAGATCGTGGACGAGTTGATGGAGACGCTGAAGTTCGACAAGCACGTGTTCCGGCCGCCACCCGGCTCCGACCAAGAACGCGCCGAGGGTGACGCGCTGGAAGAGGCGGCTCATGCCTGA
- a CDS encoding heavy metal translocating P-type ATPase, producing MPEVGVTTKAATATLDFAVRGMTCGSCANRVQRALGKQPGVASAEVNFATSSARVVLADEPTDLGALRAAVAKAGYELDLPGGRPGGATGKAPAGGQAEEQETDEETAAQRSWLWRTLVAWPLGLATMVLAFWPLATEQPWSPWAQLALAAPVQFVAGWPFLLGAARRARRLSANMDTLIAVGTLAAFLFSLTELLRGRRELYFETAALLIAFLTLGRYFEIRARRRAGKAIRALLELGAKEARVIRDGTEVMVPVEQVQVGDLLRIRPGEKIPADGEVVDGASAVDESMLTGESIPVDKTIGATVAGATVNTSGVLTVQATAVGADTALAQIVALVSAAQAGKGKAQRIADRISSVFVPTVIAIAVATFMAWWLLAGDPQAGLIAAVAVLIIACPCALGLATPVAILVGTGRGASMGILIKGVEVLERTRKISTVVFDKTGTLTKGEMALTDLEAGDGTDPAVLLRRAGAVEADSEHPIGQAIAAAARDRSGALPGVTGFESVAGHGVRAEVEGETVWVGRRKMAAEAGLALPDGLARVAERLEEHGKTAVFAGWAGQVRGVLAVADTLKDGAADTVAELHRMGLKVAMITGDNARTAAAIADRVGIDTVLAEVLPADKQSEVARLQAAGEVVAMVGDGVNDAPALVAADLGIAIGTGTDVAIESSDLTLMRGDLAGVPTAIRLSRRTYRTIWQNFGWAFGYNLALIPLAAFGLLNPIVAGAAMGFSSVSVVSNSLRLRRFRDHRPAPAPSDPALPTRARPAVGGSDYVRVHLREGGWVEGHRRTSARIDARVLLLDPVEVRDSNGATRAPRPADSFIPACDTARIDALAAPSQRGA from the coding sequence ATGCCTGAGGTCGGGGTGACCACAAAGGCCGCGACGGCGACGCTTGATTTCGCGGTGCGGGGGATGACCTGTGGGTCGTGTGCCAATCGGGTGCAGCGCGCGCTGGGTAAGCAGCCGGGGGTGGCCTCGGCGGAGGTCAACTTCGCGACCTCCTCGGCGCGTGTGGTGCTGGCCGACGAGCCCACTGATCTGGGTGCCCTGCGGGCCGCGGTGGCCAAGGCCGGCTACGAACTGGACCTGCCGGGCGGGCGGCCCGGTGGCGCGACTGGGAAGGCTCCGGCCGGGGGGCAGGCAGAGGAGCAGGAGACGGACGAGGAGACCGCTGCGCAGCGGTCGTGGCTGTGGCGCACTCTCGTGGCGTGGCCGCTGGGGTTGGCCACGATGGTGCTGGCGTTCTGGCCGCTGGCAACCGAGCAGCCGTGGTCTCCGTGGGCGCAACTGGCGCTGGCGGCGCCGGTGCAGTTCGTGGCGGGATGGCCGTTCCTGCTCGGGGCGGCGCGACGGGCACGGCGGCTGTCGGCGAACATGGATACCCTGATCGCGGTCGGCACCCTGGCGGCGTTCCTGTTCTCGCTGACGGAGCTGCTGCGTGGCCGCCGCGAGCTGTACTTCGAGACCGCGGCGCTGCTGATCGCGTTCCTGACGCTGGGCCGCTACTTCGAGATCCGGGCCCGGCGCCGGGCGGGCAAGGCGATCCGGGCGCTGCTGGAGCTGGGCGCGAAAGAGGCCCGGGTCATCCGCGACGGCACCGAGGTGATGGTTCCTGTCGAGCAGGTACAGGTCGGGGACCTGCTGCGGATCCGGCCCGGAGAGAAGATCCCGGCCGACGGCGAGGTCGTAGACGGCGCCTCGGCAGTGGACGAGTCGATGCTGACCGGCGAATCGATCCCGGTGGACAAGACCATCGGCGCCACGGTCGCCGGGGCCACGGTGAACACCAGCGGGGTCCTCACCGTGCAGGCCACCGCCGTCGGCGCCGACACCGCGCTCGCCCAGATCGTGGCGCTGGTCTCGGCGGCCCAGGCCGGCAAAGGCAAGGCCCAGCGCATCGCCGACCGGATCTCGTCGGTCTTCGTACCGACCGTGATCGCGATCGCGGTCGCGACCTTCATGGCCTGGTGGCTGCTGGCCGGTGACCCGCAGGCAGGGTTGATCGCCGCGGTCGCGGTGCTGATCATCGCGTGCCCCTGCGCGCTCGGGCTGGCCACCCCGGTCGCGATCCTGGTCGGCACCGGCCGGGGCGCGAGCATGGGCATCCTGATCAAGGGTGTCGAGGTGCTGGAACGCACCCGCAAGATCAGCACCGTCGTGTTCGACAAGACTGGCACGCTGACCAAAGGCGAGATGGCGCTGACCGACCTCGAGGCCGGCGACGGCACCGACCCGGCTGTGCTGCTGCGCCGCGCCGGGGCCGTGGAGGCCGACAGCGAGCACCCGATCGGGCAGGCCATCGCGGCCGCCGCCCGGGACAGGTCCGGCGCGCTGCCGGGAGTGACCGGGTTCGAGTCGGTCGCCGGGCACGGGGTCCGCGCCGAGGTCGAGGGCGAGACGGTGTGGGTGGGCCGGCGGAAGATGGCCGCCGAGGCCGGACTCGCCCTGCCCGACGGGCTGGCCCGGGTCGCCGAACGGCTCGAGGAGCACGGGAAAACGGCGGTGTTCGCCGGCTGGGCCGGTCAGGTCCGGGGGGTGCTGGCGGTCGCTGACACCCTCAAGGACGGAGCCGCCGACACCGTGGCCGAGTTGCACCGGATGGGCCTGAAGGTCGCCATGATCACCGGCGACAACGCGCGCACCGCGGCCGCGATCGCCGACCGGGTCGGGATCGACACGGTGCTGGCTGAGGTGCTACCCGCGGACAAGCAGTCCGAGGTGGCGCGGCTGCAGGCCGCCGGCGAGGTCGTGGCGATGGTCGGAGACGGGGTGAACGACGCCCCGGCGCTGGTGGCCGCCGATCTGGGCATCGCGATCGGCACCGGCACCGATGTTGCGATCGAGTCGTCGGACCTGACCTTGATGCGCGGTGACCTGGCCGGGGTGCCGACCGCGATCCGGCTGTCGCGGCGCACCTACCGCACGATCTGGCAGAACTTCGGCTGGGCGTTCGGCTACAACCTGGCGCTGATCCCGCTGGCCGCGTTCGGGCTGCTCAACCCGATCGTCGCCGGCGCCGCGATGGGGTTCTCCTCGGTCAGCGTGGTGAGCAACTCGCTGCGGCTGCGCCGGTTCCGCGACCACCGCCCAGCCCCCGCCCCGTCCGACCCCGCCCTCCCCACACGGGCGAGGCCGGCGGTCGGCGGGTCGGATTACGTTCGGGTGCACCTGCGCGAGGGCGGCTGGGTCGAGGGCCACCGCCGCACCTCCGCCCGGATCGATGCCCGGGTGCTGCTGCTCGACCCGGTCGAGGTGCGCGACTCCAACGGCGCCACCCGGGCGCCGCGACCGGCCGATTCGTTCATCCCGGCCTGCGACACCGCGCGCATCGACGCGCTCGCCGCACCGAGCCAGCGTGGAGCCTGA
- a CDS encoding heavy-metal-associated domain-containing protein → MRTAYTVTGMTCEHCVSAVTEEVTGIDGVSDIAVDLPTGAVTVTSELPIDEAQIRAAVEEAGYHLAPH, encoded by the coding sequence ATGCGAACCGCCTACACCGTGACGGGCATGACCTGCGAACACTGCGTCAGCGCCGTCACCGAGGAAGTCACCGGAATCGACGGCGTCTCCGACATCGCCGTGGACCTGCCCACCGGCGCCGTCACCGTGACCAGCGAACTGCCGATCGACGAAGCACAGATCCGCGCAGCCGTCGAGGAAGCCGGCTACCACCTCGCGCCCCACTGA
- a CDS encoding DivIVA domain-containing protein, with amino-acid sequence MPVLPEEITATTLRRQWRGYRRGQVETLLGRVGADYAGALDRLALVAEDGDRARKGQERLQRSLDALTDTTHEDDTRARATADADAIQARADRAAELIITQAEAAAAACDRQAQALRESAQADADAARQRLEEADRRARQLEDAARDRCDAVRTETETRLEQLQTAERHFADRIRQVENTLGALRSQVGLLDHVQHAEQALAALRTDTHTIPWSTGAGAPTNGHHT; translated from the coding sequence ATGCCCGTACTTCCCGAAGAGATCACCGCCACCACACTGCGGCGGCAGTGGCGCGGCTACCGGCGCGGACAGGTCGAGACCCTGCTCGGGCGCGTCGGCGCCGACTACGCCGGCGCCCTGGACCGGCTCGCGCTCGTGGCCGAGGACGGTGACCGCGCACGGAAAGGCCAGGAACGGCTTCAACGCAGCCTCGACGCTCTCACCGACACCACCCACGAGGACGACACCCGAGCCCGCGCAACGGCCGACGCCGACGCGATCCAGGCCCGCGCGGACCGGGCCGCCGAGCTGATCATCACCCAGGCCGAGGCAGCGGCAGCGGCATGCGATCGGCAGGCCCAGGCCCTGCGCGAGAGCGCACAGGCAGATGCCGACGCCGCCCGACAGCGCCTCGAGGAAGCCGACCGACGCGCCCGGCAACTCGAGGACGCCGCCCGGGATCGCTGCGACGCAGTACGCACCGAGACCGAGACCCGGCTCGAACAATTACAGACCGCCGAACGGCACTTCGCCGACCGGATCCGGCAGGTCGAGAACACGCTGGGCGCGCTGCGATCCCAGGTCGGCCTGCTCGACCACGTCCAGCACGCCGAACAGGCCCTCGCCGCCCTACGCACCGACACCCACACCATCCCTTGGTCCACCGGTGCCGGAGCCCCCACCAACGGCCATCACACATAA